The Prosthecobacter vanneervenii region AAACATCTTCAGCGGCTTCTCCCTTTTCTGGGTGTTTCTGGGCATCTCGCTCAACCGCATGACCAAGCCCGTGCAGAAGTCATTGCCCGAGTACCACCCGCCGCTGGCACATCCCATGCCCTGGGATGTGCCGCATCCGGCAGCCGGATGAATTTGCTGAAAACTCAAACCCCACCCCTCATGAAAATCGCCTACGCCATGATCAACTGCAACCGCCGGGACGGCAGCGCACGCGCGGTGAACGAAGTCGCCGAAAGGCTCGCAAAAAAGCATGACGTCCACCTTTACGCCCGTAAGGCGGAGGACCTGGACCTCACGCAAATCTCCTGGCACCGTGTGCCGGGTGTGAATTGGGCGGAGGTCATCGACTTCGGCAGCTACTATCTGGAGGTAAACCGCCGCGTGCGCCCGGGCCAGTATGACATCGTGCACAGCATCGGCTGCAATACCCAGCGCGGCAATGTCATCACCATCCAGAACATCCAGCCCGCCAAGAAGCAGATCCTCGATCGCCTTGGCCGCGCAGAGAATGTCTCACCCGCTCGTCGTCTCACGCGCTGGATGTACCTCAATGCCACCTGCGCTGCTGAAAAGCGCCTCTATCAGCACCAGCCTGGCCGCAAGGCTCCCCTCTTCCTGCCCGTCTCCCGAGGCGTGGCCTCGGAGCTGCAAAAGCACTATGACATCGGCCCCGCCAAAGTGCGCATCGTCCCCAATGCGGCAGACACCGTGCGCTTCAAACCGCTGAGCGAGGAAGCCCGCAAAGCATGGCGCATTCGGAACAACGTCCCACAAGACCGGCTCGTGGCCATCTTCGCTGGTGGTGAATGGGCGCGCAAAGGCCTCGACTTTGCCATTCAGGCCATGGGACATCTCAAAGATGTGCCGCTGACGCTTTATGTGGCTGGCGATGATCCCGACCGCGCACGCTTCTCCCAGATGGCACGCGACACCGGCGCTGCAGACAACATCATCTTTGGCGGCTTCCGCAAGGACATGCCGGAAGCGCTAGGCGCATCAGACCTCTTCCTGTTCCCCAGCTGGTATGAAGCCTTCAGCCTTGCCACCATCGAGGCCGCCGCCAGCGGGCTCCCGGTCGTGGCCACCAAGATCAATGGCACAGAAGACTTCATTACTCCCGGGGAAAACGGCGACTTCGTCGAGCATGACGGGGCCCACGTGGCCTCAATCCTCCGTCGTCTCTGCTCGCAGCCTCAGAATCTCAGGCAGATGGGGGCAAATGCCCGCCTGCGAGTGGAGCAGAACTACACTTGGGACCGCATCGCCCAGATGACGGAGGATGCCTACCAGGAAAGTCTGGCCACCAGGTAAGCACTGGAAACAAAGATTTATTTTCGCAATGCCGCGCAAAGCCAGCACCAAAGCTGCTCTACAGCAGCGCAAGACTTCATTTTAAACCACCATGCACCTCCTCATCGTCAGCCATTCCTGCGCCACGGCGCTCAATCAGGAGATCTACGCGCGCATCCAGCGCGAGACTGGGTGGAAGATCACGCTCGTCATTCCTGATGCGTGGAAGGACGAGTTTGGCAATGCCCTGCGTCAGGAGTCTCCTGCCGAGCTGAAAGGTTCCGTCATCCGCTGTGCCGTGTGGAAAAACGGCAGCATCATCTTCCACGCCTACCGCATGCGCTGGCGGCGCTTTCTGCGCGAGCTCAAGCCGGACGTGATCTACATGAACCATGAGCCCTACGCTCTGGCCACAGCCCAGGTCTGCCATGCCAACAACCACTCCATCCGGGTGCCCTTCGGCTTCTACTCCTGCCAGAACATCAACAAAAAGTATCCTGTCCCCTTCTCGTGGATGGAGTCCATGGTTTACCGCTCCTCCAGCTTTGCTCTGCCCATCACCGACCGTGTGGCGGACGTGCTCAAGGCGAAGGGTTATCAGGGCAGGCAGACAGTCTGCGCGCTGCCGCTGGATCCCGAGCTCTACCACCCTCGGCTGCGCTCCACGCCGCCTGAACGCTTTCCAAAATCTGACTCTCCCGTGATCGGCTACGTGGGCCGCCTCATCGAGCCCAAAGGCCTGCGAACACTCGCCGCCGCACTGGGCAAAGTGCGCGATCTCGACTGGCGCATGGTGCTCGTCGGCACCGGCGAGTTTCAGGCGGAGTTTGAGCAACTGCTCACCGCACAGGGTGTGCGCGACCGCATCTTCTTCGCAGGCTACGTGCCTCATCACGAGACGCCGCGCTGGCTGGCCTCCATGGACATGCTCGTGCTGCCTTCCGAGACGCAGGCCAACTGGGAAGAGCAGTTTGGCCGTGTGATCCCCGAGGCCATGGCCTGCGGCACGGCGGTCATCGGCTCAGACTCCGGGGAGATCCCCTACCTCATCCGCCAGAGCGAAGGTGGGCTGATCTTTACGCAGCGCGACTCCGAGCATCTCGGCACCATGCTGCGCCAGCTCGTCAGCGGGCCCAAGCTCCGCCGCCAGCTGGCCGAAAACGGCCGCCACTGGGTGGAGCGGGACATCTCCATCCCCGCCGTGGCTCAGAAAATGATCGAGGCCTTCAGCGCTGCTGCCAAAAATCAGCAGGCCGACCGCGCACAAAACCCACAGTCCCTTTCCTCCAGCCATGCGCTTGCACAGTCCTGAACTGCTCTGGCAATGGAGCCGCGACCTCCAGCACCGTGGCTGGCGGCTGCCCGCACGCGTCGTGAAGACGTTGAACTTCTTCCTGCACAAATGCCTGCTGCCCGCCGAGGCCGAGGTGGGAGAGGGTCTGATCCTGGAGCACTACGCGCTCGGTATCGTCATGCACCCGCAGGTGCGCATCGGTAAAGGCTGCCGTATTTATCACCATGTCACGCTCGCTGCGGAAACCTGGATCGGCTCGCCGCATTTCATCACGCTGGAGGACGACGTCACCATCGGCGCGCACAGCATCGTGGTGGCGCGTCCCAATACTCCGCTGACCATCGGAAAGAAATCCGTTCTCGGTGCAGGCTCCGTACTCACCAAAAGCATTCCCCCCTTTGAAATCTGGGCCGGCAATCCGGCACGCAAAATCGGCGACGTGGAGCAAAGCTCATGATAGCACAGCTCGGCATGAATCTGAAAGCCTCCGCCGGAGGCGTGGACCGCTACTTCAGCGGCCTGAACAACGCCCTGACACGCCAGGGCGTGAGGGTGGCCGCCTATGGCTTTGGCGACTCTGACAAGGCCACCTGCCTCGGTCCTGCCAACAAGCCTCTCATGCAACGCTGGAAGGCTGTGCGCTCCGCCGTGGTGCCGCGCCGTGGCAGGCTGCTGGCCTCCCACTTCGCACTCTATGCCCTGCCCGCCCTTCTCGGCAGGCGCTGGGACGGGCACGTGGTGCACTTTCACGGTCCCTGGGCCAGTGAATCCCAGCGCGAAGGCGGCAAAGCCTACTCCGTCATGGCCAAGCGCATGCTGGAGCGCGCCGTATATCATCGTGCCGATCGTTTCATTGTTCTTTCCAAAGCCTTTCGCGATCAGCTCTGCCAGGGCTACGGCATCAAACAAGACCGCGTGCACATCATCCCAGGCGGCGTGGAGATCGATCACTTTCAGCCGCTGGACATGACAGAGGCACGCCAGCGCCTCGTCTGGCCGCAGAAGCAGAAGATCATCGTCTGCGTGCGCCGCCTGGCACGGCGCATGGGGCTGGAGACGCTCATTGAGGCCTTTGCACAGGCCACCGTGGATCATCCTGAGGCAAAGCTCATGATCGGCGGCCAGGGCCCGCTGCGTAGTGAACTGGAGCAGCAGGTGCAGCGCGCCGGGCTGTCAAAGAACGTGGAATTCCTCGGCTTTGTGCCAGACGCCACGCTGCCCGCCGTCTATGCAGCGGCAGACCTTTCCATCGTGCCCAGTTCAGCACTGGAAGGCTTTGGCCTCATCTCCCTGGAGTCGCTGTCCTGCGGCACGCCTGTTCTGGTCACTCCAGTAGGCGGCCTGCCAGATACCGTACAGGGGCTGGGAGAGGATCTTGTCTTGAAGGGAACGAGCGTGGAAAACATCGCCGCTGGTCTGCGCGGCTGGCTGGATGGCACGCTGCAGATCCCCACACGCAAAGCCTGCCGCGAGCATGTGCTGCGCAGCTTTACATGGGACCGCATCGCACGCGAGGCATGCGAAGTGTACCGTCAGGCCGGATGGCAGCCCGAATGAGCACCATGAAAAGAAACGCACGGATCTTTCTCACATTGCTGCTAGGCGCGGGCCTGTGGCTGGCGCTCAAGCCCACTCTGGGCAACCGCCGCTTCACCTTCCTGCCCGTGCGCTTGTCGGAGCAGGTGGATCACATGGATTTTTTGCTCAATGCCGGAGCCTTTGCCCTTCTGGGGCTGACGGTTTGGCTGGCCTTTGGCGCACTGCGCCAGGTGCTGCTGCGCCTCTGCCTCATGGCCGGATTCATGACGCTGCTCAATGTCTCCCTTGAGATCGTGCAGACGCGCATCCCCGGACGTTCGCGAGATCTTGATGATGTGTGCGCAGGCCTGGTAGGCTGCGTGGTGGGCCTGTGCTGTGGCTTGCTGGTGGATGTCTGGCATTCACGCCGCAGATCTGGAAGCAGCGTGCCTCGGGTGCTTTTCCTGGATCAAACCGGACGCCTCGGTGGCGCAGAGCTCATGCTGCTGGACATCGTCTCCGCACGCTCCGCAGACAGCGAGGTGGCCTTGTTTCAAGACGGCGAATTCCGCACTGCCCTGGAAAAAGCAGGCGTGAAAACGCATGTGCACAAGCTCAGCGACGAAGCTGCCGCCGTGGACAAACAGGCTCGCCTGAGCAGCGTGCTCGGCATCATCCCGGCCATCGTGGATCTGGTGCTGCAGATCGCGCAGACCGCACGTGCTTTTGATGTGGTGTATGCCAACACCGCCAAGGCCCTCATCATCGGCGGCCCCGCCGCACGCCT contains the following coding sequences:
- a CDS encoding glycosyltransferase family 4 protein encodes the protein MKIAYAMINCNRRDGSARAVNEVAERLAKKHDVHLYARKAEDLDLTQISWHRVPGVNWAEVIDFGSYYLEVNRRVRPGQYDIVHSIGCNTQRGNVITIQNIQPAKKQILDRLGRAENVSPARRLTRWMYLNATCAAEKRLYQHQPGRKAPLFLPVSRGVASELQKHYDIGPAKVRIVPNAADTVRFKPLSEEARKAWRIRNNVPQDRLVAIFAGGEWARKGLDFAIQAMGHLKDVPLTLYVAGDDPDRARFSQMARDTGAADNIIFGGFRKDMPEALGASDLFLFPSWYEAFSLATIEAAASGLPVVATKINGTEDFITPGENGDFVEHDGAHVASILRRLCSQPQNLRQMGANARLRVEQNYTWDRIAQMTEDAYQESLATR
- a CDS encoding glycosyltransferase codes for the protein MHLLIVSHSCATALNQEIYARIQRETGWKITLVIPDAWKDEFGNALRQESPAELKGSVIRCAVWKNGSIIFHAYRMRWRRFLRELKPDVIYMNHEPYALATAQVCHANNHSIRVPFGFYSCQNINKKYPVPFSWMESMVYRSSSFALPITDRVADVLKAKGYQGRQTVCALPLDPELYHPRLRSTPPERFPKSDSPVIGYVGRLIEPKGLRTLAAALGKVRDLDWRMVLVGTGEFQAEFEQLLTAQGVRDRIFFAGYVPHHETPRWLASMDMLVLPSETQANWEEQFGRVIPEAMACGTAVIGSDSGEIPYLIRQSEGGLIFTQRDSEHLGTMLRQLVSGPKLRRQLAENGRHWVERDISIPAVAQKMIEAFSAAAKNQQADRAQNPQSLSSSHALAQS
- a CDS encoding DapH/DapD/GlmU-related protein translates to MRLHSPELLWQWSRDLQHRGWRLPARVVKTLNFFLHKCLLPAEAEVGEGLILEHYALGIVMHPQVRIGKGCRIYHHVTLAAETWIGSPHFITLEDDVTIGAHSIVVARPNTPLTIGKKSVLGAGSVLTKSIPPFEIWAGNPARKIGDVEQSS
- a CDS encoding glycosyltransferase family 4 protein yields the protein MIAQLGMNLKASAGGVDRYFSGLNNALTRQGVRVAAYGFGDSDKATCLGPANKPLMQRWKAVRSAVVPRRGRLLASHFALYALPALLGRRWDGHVVHFHGPWASESQREGGKAYSVMAKRMLERAVYHRADRFIVLSKAFRDQLCQGYGIKQDRVHIIPGGVEIDHFQPLDMTEARQRLVWPQKQKIIVCVRRLARRMGLETLIEAFAQATVDHPEAKLMIGGQGPLRSELEQQVQRAGLSKNVEFLGFVPDATLPAVYAAADLSIVPSSALEGFGLISLESLSCGTPVLVTPVGGLPDTVQGLGEDLVLKGTSVENIAAGLRGWLDGTLQIPTRKACREHVLRSFTWDRIAREACEVYRQAGWQPE